In Aphelocoma coerulescens isolate FSJ_1873_10779 chromosome 3, UR_Acoe_1.0, whole genome shotgun sequence, a single window of DNA contains:
- the SANBR gene encoding SANT and BTB domain regulator of class switch recombination isoform X2 translates to MSRGFSENNNFPYDNNQMVLDMILCSLIGVPQPIDWDSVARLVPGYTSKECAKRFDELKSSGSSPVDNQYNPLMAAGGSPVETLATYIKSSLLDTQTEFQEPAIGQDSITITGRPSAASTRSCSSESEKGPVHSSGESTDETQGPNMVIHVCDEAKNLKEDFVCPRDLLISEMKYFAEYLSVDAQRWEEVDISVHCDVHIFDWLIRYVKRNSKESEANEMPTLEPSNVISILISSEFLKMDSLVEKCIHYCHKNMNAIVATPCNMNCINANLVTHIADLFRHNEVEELKDKRDKFKSKLFCKKIERLFDPEYVNPDSRGNAATLYRCCLCKKLLTKETERRIPCVPGKINIDQHGNIVYVHIRDKTWEVHEYLICLHEELKSWRDVYWRLWGTVNWLTCSRCNQSFLCTEFSHCQYHSQPVLYPGVASALGSTGTGVYPCCNQKVLRFDPTTLPKGCKVRDHMVELPPESEDGDALPSQSEDGDALPSQTTQILNDLLHHRDIIVVPFTKDENSDSGIGLSDDKGLECDVLVEPNTPWGPKTGEINAFLSLKNWTLQLKQQSLLSEEEEYTTGSEVTEDEVGDEEEVCKKPAGRKEKLKKSYRHPKKVVSSPSVQKKEKLSDKSSSRDASPFIVSMQQNKWDASRSLRFNQDAQREDDQRRMSEITGHLIKMRLGDLERVRSKDSKEYAGGIYSRLEAQIKASAQVSARQSNAEKNPRSKARFGPGRPT, encoded by the exons ATGAGTCGTGGATTCTCAGAAAACAATAACTTTCCCTATGACAACAACCAAATGGTTTTGGATATGATCCTGTGTTCCCTAATTGGTGTTCCTCAGCCTATCGACTGGGACAGTGTGGCAAGGCTGGTGCCAGGATATACATCCAAAGAA TGTGCAAAAAGGTTTGATGAACTAAAAAGCAGTGGAAGTTCACCTGTTGACAACCAGTATAATCCCCTGATGGCTGCTGGTGGGAGTCCTGTGGAAACTTTAGCTACGTACATCAAATCCTCCTTGCTCGATACACAGACAGAGTTTCAGGAGCCTGCTATTGGGCAGGATTCCATTACTATAACTG GAAGGCCCAGTGCAGCCTCCACAAGGAGTTGTTCTTCAGAATCTGAGAAAGGTCCTGTACATAGCAGTGGAGAAAGCACTGACGAAACCCAGGG gcCAAATATGGTGATCCATGTGTGTGACGAAGCCAAAAACCTCAAAGAAGATTTTGTGTGTCCTCGAGACCTTTTGATTTCAGAGATGAAATATTTTGCTGAGTACCTGTCAGTGGATGCCCAGCGCTGGGAGGAGGTGGACATTTCCGTGCACTGTGATGTTCACATCTTTGACTGGCTGATAAGATATGTCAAAAGGAACTCTAAGGAGTCTGAGGCTAATGAAATGCCCACTTTAG aACCATCAAATGTCATATCAATCCTTATTTCTTCTGAGTTTTTGAAGATGGATTCATTA GTAGAAAAATGTATTCATTATTGTCACAAAAATATGAATGCTATTGTAGCCACGCCGTGTAACATGAACTGTATCAACGCTAATCTTGTTACACACATTGCTGATCTCTTCAGGCACAATGAAGTGGAAGAGCTGAAGGACAAAAGAGACAAATTTAAGAG TAAACTTTTCTGCAAGAAGATTGAGAGACTGTTTGATCCGGAGTATGTAAATCCAGATTCTAGAGGAAATGCAGCAACATTATACAG gtGTTGTTTATGTAAAAAGCTGCTAACTAAAGAAACTGAAAGGAGAATTCCCTGTGTACCCGGAAAAATCAACATAGACCAACATGGGAATATTGTCTATGTTCATATAAG aGACAAAACCTGGGAAGTCCATGAGTATTTAATTTGCCTTCACGAGGAATTGAAATCCTGGCGAGATGTTTACTGGCGTCTTTGGGGGACTGTCAATTGGTTGACCTGCTCAAGGTGTAACCAG TCTTTCCTGTGCACTGAATTCTCCCACTGCCAGTACCATTCGCAGCCAGTCCTTTATCCAGGTGTAGCAAGTGCTCTGGGCTCGACTGGCACAGGAGTGTATCCCTGTTGTAACCAAAAAGTTCTTCGGTTTGACCCTACAACCCTCCCAAAG GGCTGCAAAGTGAGGGATCACATGGTAGAGTTACCTCCAGAAAGTGAAGATGGGGATGCTTTGCCATCCCAAAGTGAAGATGGGGATGCTTTGCCATCTCAAACGACTCAGATCTTGAATGATCTGCTGCATCACAGAGATATTATCGTTGTTCCTTTCACTAAGGATGAGAATAG TGATTCTGGTATTGGGCTCAGTGATGACAAAGGCCTTGAATGTGATGTGCTTGTAGAACCAAATACACCGTGGGGCCCCAAAACTGGAGAAATCAATGCT TTTTTGTCTCTGAAGAACTGGACTTTGCAGCTG AAACAGCAATCACTGTTATCTGAAGAGGAGGAGTACACCACTGGCTCAGAGGTCACTGAGGATGAAGTGGGGGATGAAGAAGAAGTGTGCAAGAAGCCAG cagggagaaaggagaaattaaagaaaTCCTACAGGCACCCAAAGAAAGTGGTTTCTTCACCCAGTGTTCAGAAAAAGGAGAAGCTGTCTGACAAG TCAAGTTCCCGAGATGCATCTCCATTCAT TGTGAGCATGCAGCAGAACAAATGGGACGCCTCCAGGTCCCTGAGATTCAACCAAGATGCTCAAAGAGAAGATG ATCAGAGAAGAATGTCTGAGATCACAGGGCACTTAATAAAAATGAGACTGGGAGACCTTGAACGAGTCAGGTCCAAAGACAGCAAAGAA TATGCAGGAGGCATTTATTCTAGACTGGAAGCTCAGATAAAAGCCTCAGCGCAGGTCAGTGCACGACAAAGCAATGCTGAGAAGAATCCCAg GTCAAAAGCCCGTTTTGGTCCAGGCCGTCCCACATAA
- the SANBR gene encoding SANT and BTB domain regulator of class switch recombination isoform X3, with the protein MVIHVCDEAKNLKEDFVCPRDLLISEMKYFAEYLSVDAQRWEEVDISVHCDVHIFDWLIRYVKRNSKESEANEMPTLEPSNVISILISSEFLKMDSLVEKCIHYCHKNMNAIVATPCNMNCINANLVTHIADLFRHNEVEELKDKRDKFKSCVAVINSKLFCKKIERLFDPEYVNPDSRGNAATLYRCCLCKKLLTKETERRIPCVPGKINIDQHGNIVYVHIRDKTWEVHEYLICLHEELKSWRDVYWRLWGTVNWLTCSRCNQSFLCTEFSHCQYHSQPVLYPGVASALGSTGTGVYPCCNQKVLRFDPTTLPKGCKVRDHMVELPPESEDGDALPSQSEDGDALPSQTTQILNDLLHHRDIIVVPFTKDENSDSGIGLSDDKGLECDVLVEPNTPWGPKTGEINAFLSLKNWTLQLKQQSLLSEEEEYTTGSEVTEDEVGDEEEVCKKPAGRKEKLKKSYRHPKKVVSSPSVQKKEKLSDKSSSRDASPFIVSMQQNKWDASRSLRFNQDAQREDDQRRMSEITGHLIKMRLGDLERVRSKDSKEYAGGIYSRLEAQIKASAQVSARQSNAEKNPRSKARFGPGRPT; encoded by the exons ATGGTGATCCATGTGTGTGACGAAGCCAAAAACCTCAAAGAAGATTTTGTGTGTCCTCGAGACCTTTTGATTTCAGAGATGAAATATTTTGCTGAGTACCTGTCAGTGGATGCCCAGCGCTGGGAGGAGGTGGACATTTCCGTGCACTGTGATGTTCACATCTTTGACTGGCTGATAAGATATGTCAAAAGGAACTCTAAGGAGTCTGAGGCTAATGAAATGCCCACTTTAG aACCATCAAATGTCATATCAATCCTTATTTCTTCTGAGTTTTTGAAGATGGATTCATTA GTAGAAAAATGTATTCATTATTGTCACAAAAATATGAATGCTATTGTAGCCACGCCGTGTAACATGAACTGTATCAACGCTAATCTTGTTACACACATTGCTGATCTCTTCAGGCACAATGAAGTGGAAGAGCTGAAGGACAAAAGAGACAAATTTAAGAG CTGTGTTGCTGTCATTAACAGTAAACTTTTCTGCAAGAAGATTGAGAGACTGTTTGATCCGGAGTATGTAAATCCAGATTCTAGAGGAAATGCAGCAACATTATACAG gtGTTGTTTATGTAAAAAGCTGCTAACTAAAGAAACTGAAAGGAGAATTCCCTGTGTACCCGGAAAAATCAACATAGACCAACATGGGAATATTGTCTATGTTCATATAAG aGACAAAACCTGGGAAGTCCATGAGTATTTAATTTGCCTTCACGAGGAATTGAAATCCTGGCGAGATGTTTACTGGCGTCTTTGGGGGACTGTCAATTGGTTGACCTGCTCAAGGTGTAACCAG TCTTTCCTGTGCACTGAATTCTCCCACTGCCAGTACCATTCGCAGCCAGTCCTTTATCCAGGTGTAGCAAGTGCTCTGGGCTCGACTGGCACAGGAGTGTATCCCTGTTGTAACCAAAAAGTTCTTCGGTTTGACCCTACAACCCTCCCAAAG GGCTGCAAAGTGAGGGATCACATGGTAGAGTTACCTCCAGAAAGTGAAGATGGGGATGCTTTGCCATCCCAAAGTGAAGATGGGGATGCTTTGCCATCTCAAACGACTCAGATCTTGAATGATCTGCTGCATCACAGAGATATTATCGTTGTTCCTTTCACTAAGGATGAGAATAG TGATTCTGGTATTGGGCTCAGTGATGACAAAGGCCTTGAATGTGATGTGCTTGTAGAACCAAATACACCGTGGGGCCCCAAAACTGGAGAAATCAATGCT TTTTTGTCTCTGAAGAACTGGACTTTGCAGCTG AAACAGCAATCACTGTTATCTGAAGAGGAGGAGTACACCACTGGCTCAGAGGTCACTGAGGATGAAGTGGGGGATGAAGAAGAAGTGTGCAAGAAGCCAG cagggagaaaggagaaattaaagaaaTCCTACAGGCACCCAAAGAAAGTGGTTTCTTCACCCAGTGTTCAGAAAAAGGAGAAGCTGTCTGACAAG TCAAGTTCCCGAGATGCATCTCCATTCAT TGTGAGCATGCAGCAGAACAAATGGGACGCCTCCAGGTCCCTGAGATTCAACCAAGATGCTCAAAGAGAAGATG ATCAGAGAAGAATGTCTGAGATCACAGGGCACTTAATAAAAATGAGACTGGGAGACCTTGAACGAGTCAGGTCCAAAGACAGCAAAGAA TATGCAGGAGGCATTTATTCTAGACTGGAAGCTCAGATAAAAGCCTCAGCGCAGGTCAGTGCACGACAAAGCAATGCTGAGAAGAATCCCAg GTCAAAAGCCCGTTTTGGTCCAGGCCGTCCCACATAA
- the SANBR gene encoding SANT and BTB domain regulator of class switch recombination isoform X1, with translation MSRGFSENNNFPYDNNQMVLDMILCSLIGVPQPIDWDSVARLVPGYTSKECAKRFDELKSSGSSPVDNQYNPLMAAGGSPVETLATYIKSSLLDTQTEFQEPAIGQDSITITGRPSAASTRSCSSESEKGPVHSSGESTDETQGPNMVIHVCDEAKNLKEDFVCPRDLLISEMKYFAEYLSVDAQRWEEVDISVHCDVHIFDWLIRYVKRNSKESEANEMPTLEPSNVISILISSEFLKMDSLVEKCIHYCHKNMNAIVATPCNMNCINANLVTHIADLFRHNEVEELKDKRDKFKSCVAVINSKLFCKKIERLFDPEYVNPDSRGNAATLYRCCLCKKLLTKETERRIPCVPGKINIDQHGNIVYVHIRDKTWEVHEYLICLHEELKSWRDVYWRLWGTVNWLTCSRCNQSFLCTEFSHCQYHSQPVLYPGVASALGSTGTGVYPCCNQKVLRFDPTTLPKGCKVRDHMVELPPESEDGDALPSQSEDGDALPSQTTQILNDLLHHRDIIVVPFTKDENSDSGIGLSDDKGLECDVLVEPNTPWGPKTGEINAFLSLKNWTLQLKQQSLLSEEEEYTTGSEVTEDEVGDEEEVCKKPAGRKEKLKKSYRHPKKVVSSPSVQKKEKLSDKSSSRDASPFIVSMQQNKWDASRSLRFNQDAQREDDQRRMSEITGHLIKMRLGDLERVRSKDSKEYAGGIYSRLEAQIKASAQVSARQSNAEKNPRSKARFGPGRPT, from the exons ATGAGTCGTGGATTCTCAGAAAACAATAACTTTCCCTATGACAACAACCAAATGGTTTTGGATATGATCCTGTGTTCCCTAATTGGTGTTCCTCAGCCTATCGACTGGGACAGTGTGGCAAGGCTGGTGCCAGGATATACATCCAAAGAA TGTGCAAAAAGGTTTGATGAACTAAAAAGCAGTGGAAGTTCACCTGTTGACAACCAGTATAATCCCCTGATGGCTGCTGGTGGGAGTCCTGTGGAAACTTTAGCTACGTACATCAAATCCTCCTTGCTCGATACACAGACAGAGTTTCAGGAGCCTGCTATTGGGCAGGATTCCATTACTATAACTG GAAGGCCCAGTGCAGCCTCCACAAGGAGTTGTTCTTCAGAATCTGAGAAAGGTCCTGTACATAGCAGTGGAGAAAGCACTGACGAAACCCAGGG gcCAAATATGGTGATCCATGTGTGTGACGAAGCCAAAAACCTCAAAGAAGATTTTGTGTGTCCTCGAGACCTTTTGATTTCAGAGATGAAATATTTTGCTGAGTACCTGTCAGTGGATGCCCAGCGCTGGGAGGAGGTGGACATTTCCGTGCACTGTGATGTTCACATCTTTGACTGGCTGATAAGATATGTCAAAAGGAACTCTAAGGAGTCTGAGGCTAATGAAATGCCCACTTTAG aACCATCAAATGTCATATCAATCCTTATTTCTTCTGAGTTTTTGAAGATGGATTCATTA GTAGAAAAATGTATTCATTATTGTCACAAAAATATGAATGCTATTGTAGCCACGCCGTGTAACATGAACTGTATCAACGCTAATCTTGTTACACACATTGCTGATCTCTTCAGGCACAATGAAGTGGAAGAGCTGAAGGACAAAAGAGACAAATTTAAGAG CTGTGTTGCTGTCATTAACAGTAAACTTTTCTGCAAGAAGATTGAGAGACTGTTTGATCCGGAGTATGTAAATCCAGATTCTAGAGGAAATGCAGCAACATTATACAG gtGTTGTTTATGTAAAAAGCTGCTAACTAAAGAAACTGAAAGGAGAATTCCCTGTGTACCCGGAAAAATCAACATAGACCAACATGGGAATATTGTCTATGTTCATATAAG aGACAAAACCTGGGAAGTCCATGAGTATTTAATTTGCCTTCACGAGGAATTGAAATCCTGGCGAGATGTTTACTGGCGTCTTTGGGGGACTGTCAATTGGTTGACCTGCTCAAGGTGTAACCAG TCTTTCCTGTGCACTGAATTCTCCCACTGCCAGTACCATTCGCAGCCAGTCCTTTATCCAGGTGTAGCAAGTGCTCTGGGCTCGACTGGCACAGGAGTGTATCCCTGTTGTAACCAAAAAGTTCTTCGGTTTGACCCTACAACCCTCCCAAAG GGCTGCAAAGTGAGGGATCACATGGTAGAGTTACCTCCAGAAAGTGAAGATGGGGATGCTTTGCCATCCCAAAGTGAAGATGGGGATGCTTTGCCATCTCAAACGACTCAGATCTTGAATGATCTGCTGCATCACAGAGATATTATCGTTGTTCCTTTCACTAAGGATGAGAATAG TGATTCTGGTATTGGGCTCAGTGATGACAAAGGCCTTGAATGTGATGTGCTTGTAGAACCAAATACACCGTGGGGCCCCAAAACTGGAGAAATCAATGCT TTTTTGTCTCTGAAGAACTGGACTTTGCAGCTG AAACAGCAATCACTGTTATCTGAAGAGGAGGAGTACACCACTGGCTCAGAGGTCACTGAGGATGAAGTGGGGGATGAAGAAGAAGTGTGCAAGAAGCCAG cagggagaaaggagaaattaaagaaaTCCTACAGGCACCCAAAGAAAGTGGTTTCTTCACCCAGTGTTCAGAAAAAGGAGAAGCTGTCTGACAAG TCAAGTTCCCGAGATGCATCTCCATTCAT TGTGAGCATGCAGCAGAACAAATGGGACGCCTCCAGGTCCCTGAGATTCAACCAAGATGCTCAAAGAGAAGATG ATCAGAGAAGAATGTCTGAGATCACAGGGCACTTAATAAAAATGAGACTGGGAGACCTTGAACGAGTCAGGTCCAAAGACAGCAAAGAA TATGCAGGAGGCATTTATTCTAGACTGGAAGCTCAGATAAAAGCCTCAGCGCAGGTCAGTGCACGACAAAGCAATGCTGAGAAGAATCCCAg GTCAAAAGCCCGTTTTGGTCCAGGCCGTCCCACATAA